The proteins below are encoded in one region of Diceros bicornis minor isolate mBicDic1 chromosome 14, mDicBic1.mat.cur, whole genome shotgun sequence:
- the LOC131413874 gene encoding LOW QUALITY PROTEIN: saoe class I histocompatibility antigen, A alpha chain-like (The sequence of the model RefSeq protein was modified relative to this genomic sequence to represent the inferred CDS: inserted 1 base in 1 codon), whose product MRAMALGTFLLLLSGTLTLTETWAGSHSLRYFSTAVSRPGRGEPRFIAVGYVDDTQFVRFDSDAASPRMEPRAPWMEQEGPEYWERETRTAKNNAQIFRVDLNTLRGYYNQSEAGSHTVQWMYACDVGPDGRLLRGYEQFAYDGADYLALNEDLRSWTAADTAAQITRRKWEAAGVAEHDRNYLEGKCVEWLLRYLENGKETLQRADPPKTRVTYHPISDREVTLRCWALGFSPAEITLTWQRDGEDLTEDTELVETRPAGDGTFQKWAAVVVPSGEEQRYTCHVQHEGLPEPITLRWEPSPXVLMVGIIASMVLFAVTVAVVAGAVFWRKKRSGGKGGSYAQAASSDSAQGSDVSLTTA is encoded by the exons ATGCGGGCCATGGCGCTGGGAACCTTCCTCCTGCTGCTCTCGGGGACCCTGACCCTGACCGAGACCTGGGCGG GCTCCCACTCCCTGAGGTATTTCAGCACCGCCGTGTCCCGGCCCGGCCGCGGGGAGCCCCGCTTCATCGCCGTCGGCTACGTGGACGACACGCAGTTCGTGCGGTTCGACAGCGACGCCGCGAGTCCGAGGATGGAGCCGcgggcgccgtggatggagcaggAGGGGCCGGAGTATTGGGAGCGCGAGACGCGGACCGCCAAGAACAACGCACAGATTTTCCGAGTGGACCTGAACACCCTGCGCGGCTACTACAACCAGAGCGAGGCCG GGTCTCACACTGTTCAGTGGATGTATGCCTGCGACGTGGGGCCGGACGGGCGCCTCCTCCGCGGGTATGAACAGTTCGCCTACGACGGCGCCGATTACCTCGCCCTGAACGAGGACCTGCGCTCCTGGACCGCGGCGGACACGGCGGCTCAGATCACCCGGCGCAAGTGGGAGGCGGCCGGTGTGGCGGAGCACGACAGGAACTACCTGGAGGGCAAGTGCGTGGAGTGGCTCCTCAGATACCTGGAGAACGGGAAGGAGACGCTGCAGCGTGCAG ACCCTCCAAAGACACGTGTGACCTACCACCCTATCTCTGACCGTGAGGTCACCCTgaggtgctgggccctgggcttcTCCCCTGCGGAGATCACCCTGACCTGGCAGCGTGATGGGGAGGACCTGACCGAGGACACCGAGCTTGTGGAGACCAGGCCTGCAGGGGATGGGACCTTCCAGAAGTGGGCGGCTGTGGTGGTGCCTTCTGGAGAGGAGCAGAGATACACGTGCCATGTGCAGCATGAGGGGCTGCCTGAGCCcatcaccctgagatggg agCCATCTC GTGTCCTCATGGTGGGCATCATTGCTAGCATGGTTCTCTTCGCGGTCACTGTAGCTGTGGTGGCTGGAGCTGTGTTCTGGAGGAAGAAGCGCTCAG